A single region of the Nicotiana sylvestris chromosome 6, ASM39365v2, whole genome shotgun sequence genome encodes:
- the LOC138870247 gene encoding uncharacterized protein At4g04775-like, whose translation MSDSTATSKRRCHCGEIAKNFKSTTAQNPGRRFYKCAKPEEWQDEAYPDSALIAINKLQYKLDAANLTINMLNQLLETCKVERDKLLEKVDVLEAVKNIEVNKAREMEEKLLKMKMFVLILFTLFVGFVAAIMMK comes from the exons ATGTCCGATTCAACTGCTACATCAAAGAGGAGGTGCCATTGTGGAGAGATTGCCAAAAACTTCAAATCAACCACAGCTCAAAATCCTGGAAGGAGATTCTATAAGTGTGCTAAACCCGAA GAATGGCAAGACGAAGCCTACCCCGACAGCGCGTTGATAGCAATCAACAAGTTGCAGTACAAATTAGATGCTGCTAATCTAACAATCAATATGTTGAATCAGTTGTTGGAAACGTGCAAAGTTGAAAGGGACAAATTGCTGGAAAAGGTTGATGTATTAGAGGCTGTAAAAAATATTGAAGTGAATAAAGCAAGGGAGATGGAAGAGAAATTGTTGAAGATgaagatgtttgttttgatattgtttacACTGTTTGTTGGCTTTGTTGCTGCAATAATGATGAAATAA